A stretch of Geotrypetes seraphini chromosome 2, aGeoSer1.1, whole genome shotgun sequence DNA encodes these proteins:
- the IRX1 gene encoding iroquois-class homeodomain protein IRX-1: protein MSFPQLGYPQYLSAGQAVYSSERPGVLAAAAAAAAAAAASGSGRPGGSELGSGSAAAVTSVLGMYASPYNAPNYSAFLPYATDIALFSQMGSQYELKDNPGVHPATFAAHTAPGYYPYSQFQYGDPGRPKNATRESTSTLKAWLNEHRKNPYPTKGEKIMLAIITKMTLTQVSTWFANARRRLKKENKVTWGSRSKEDDNLFGSDNECDPEKNEDEEEIDLESIDIDKIDENDGEQSNEEEDEKIERIKRNEKESLEKENDLLSGSEGHKPKDSFSLVKDSHEGSKSRILSNGVQIGLQMPNHNKPKIWSLAETATSPDGTVLKSSPPPSQLNPPSQMQHPAFLPSHGLYTCQIGKFHNWTNGTFFTQSSLLNVRSLLGVNHHHAAHHSPHHLQAQHQSTLTATLGTLSSEKPSEKTSPKPTERENISRPDSPPQQLKSPFQPVHDNALSQQEGAPRILTALPSA from the exons ATGTCCTTCCCGCAGCTGGGTTACCCGCAGTACCTGAGCGCCGGCCAAGCGGTGTACAGCAGCGAGAGGCCCGGAGTGTTGGCTGCGGCCGCGGCagccgcggcggcggcggcagcctcGGGCTCGGGCCGGCCGGGGGGAAGCGAACTGGGAAGCGGCTCGGCGGCTGCCGTCACCTCGGTGCTGGGCATGTACGCCAGTCCCTACAACGCCCCCAACTACAGCGCCTTCCTGCCCTACGCCACCGACATCGCGCTCTTCTCGCAGATG GGTTCTCAGTATGAACTGAAGGATAATCCTGGTGTCCATCCTGCTACTTTTGCTGCTCATACTGCTCCTGGATATTATCCTTACAGTCAGTTTCAGTATGGAGATCCAGGTCGGCCTAAGAATGCCACTAGAGAGAGCACCAGTACTTTGAAGGCCTGGCTAAATGAACACAGGAAGAACCCTTATCCAACCAAAGGTGAGAAGATCATGCTGGCCATCATCACCAAGATGACCCTGACCCAGGTATCCACCTGGTTTGCCAACGCTAGGAGGAGGCTCAAGAAAGAGAACAAAGTAACTTGGGGTTCAAGGAGCAAGGAGGACGACAACCTCTTTGGTAGTGACAATGAATGTGATCCTGAAAAGAATGAAGACGAGGAAGAAATTGATCTGGAAAGCATAGACATTGATAAAATCGATGAAAATGATGGGGAACAAAGTAATGAAGAAGAGGATGAAAAAATAGAGCGcataaaaagaaatgaaaaggaaAGCTTGGAGAAGGAAAATGACTTATTATCGGGATCTGAaggacataaacccaaagattcTTTCTCTCTGGTAAAAGATTCCCATGAGGGCAGTAAATCAAGAATTTTAAGCAATGGTGTGCAGATTGGTTTACAGATGCCAAATCACAACAAGCCCAAGATCTGGTCGTTGGCAGAAACAGCAACCAGTCCTGATGGAACAGTCCTGAAGTCTTCTCCTCCTCCATCCCAACTGAATCCACCTTCTCAGATGCAGCACCCAGCCTTCCTTCCTAGTCATGGACTTTACACGTGCCAGATTGGCAAGTTTCATAATTGGACAAATGGGACATTCTTTACTCAGAGTTCCCTCTTAAATGTGAGGTCCTTATTGGGAGTAAATCACCACCATGCAGCTCATCATTCCCCCCATCACCTTCAGGCCCAGCACCAATCTACATTAACAGCAACACTGGGAACACTCAGCAGCGAAAAACCCTCAGAGAAGACCAGCCCTAAGCCCACAG AAAGAGAAAATATATCAAGGCCTGACTCCCCGCCACAGCAGCTAAAATCACCTTTTCAGCCTGTTCATGACAA TGCTCTGTCTCAGCAAGAAGGGGCACCACGCATTTTAACCGCTCTTCCATCTGCCTGA